Proteins encoded in a region of the Bradyrhizobium sp. CB3481 genome:
- a CDS encoding ABC-F family ATP-binding cassette domain-containing protein — protein sequence MTLITLRNLGVTLRAPLFSRLNLTINPGDRIGLVAANGRGKSTLLRCMAATMEASEGEIIRSRGLTVGHVEQNVPMALLDMPLHAAVLDLLSGEERANERWRVDVVLDSLGVPDALRDKPLKHLSGGWQRLAMIARVLMMDADVLLLDEPTNHLDLARIGQLENWINALPREIPVVISSHDRAFLDATTNRTLFLRPEQSQAYSLPYTRARAALREADASDERRYQNDLKTAQKLRQQAAKLNNIGINSGSDLLLSKTRQLKARAEKLEDTAQPAHLERSAGTIRLANRGTHAKVLVTLDDAAVETPNGKLLFKTGKQFICKQDRIVLLGANGAGKTRLVTLVRAAIENPGAVHAGIKATQSLVLGYGDQALADLRDNDTPMRTVAARFAVGDQRARTLLAGAGLSVEMQARPIGQLSGGQKARLGMLLLRLAEPNFYLLDEPTNHLDIEGQEALEEELIGRQASCLLVSHDRSFVRAVGNRFWLIERKRLVEVDGPEAFFAAAGA from the coding sequence ATGACGCTCATCACCCTCCGCAATCTCGGCGTGACGCTGCGTGCGCCGCTGTTTTCCCGGCTTAACCTGACGATCAATCCCGGCGACCGGATCGGGCTCGTCGCCGCCAATGGCCGCGGCAAGTCCACCTTGCTGCGCTGCATGGCGGCTACCATGGAGGCCAGCGAAGGCGAGATCATCCGCTCGCGCGGGCTGACCGTCGGCCATGTCGAGCAGAACGTGCCAATGGCGCTGCTGGATATGCCGCTCCATGCCGCCGTGCTCGATCTATTGTCCGGTGAAGAACGCGCCAACGAACGCTGGCGGGTGGATGTTGTACTCGATTCGCTTGGCGTGCCCGATGCGCTGCGGGACAAGCCGTTGAAGCATTTGAGCGGCGGTTGGCAACGGTTGGCGATGATCGCCCGCGTGCTGATGATGGACGCCGACGTGCTGCTGCTCGACGAGCCGACCAACCATCTCGACCTCGCCCGGATCGGCCAGCTCGAAAACTGGATTAATGCGCTGCCGCGCGAGATACCGGTCGTGATTTCCAGCCATGACCGCGCCTTTCTCGATGCGACGACGAACCGGACGCTGTTCCTGCGTCCGGAGCAGTCGCAGGCGTATTCATTGCCCTACACACGGGCACGCGCCGCGCTCCGCGAAGCCGATGCATCGGACGAGCGGCGCTACCAAAACGATCTGAAAACCGCGCAGAAGCTTCGCCAGCAGGCCGCCAAGCTCAACAATATCGGCATCAATTCCGGTAGCGACCTGCTGCTGTCGAAGACGAGGCAGTTGAAAGCGCGCGCCGAAAAGCTCGAAGACACGGCGCAGCCCGCGCATCTCGAACGCTCGGCCGGCACAATCCGGCTGGCCAATCGCGGCACCCACGCCAAGGTCCTGGTGACGCTGGACGATGCGGCCGTCGAGACGCCGAACGGCAAACTGCTATTCAAGACCGGCAAACAGTTCATCTGCAAGCAAGACCGTATCGTGCTGCTCGGGGCGAACGGCGCCGGCAAGACCCGGCTTGTCACCCTCGTGCGTGCGGCGATCGAGAATCCGGGCGCAGTGCATGCCGGCATCAAGGCCACGCAGTCGCTGGTTCTCGGCTACGGCGACCAGGCCCTCGCCGATCTCAGGGATAACGATACGCCGATGCGCACGGTCGCTGCCCGGTTCGCGGTCGGCGATCAGCGGGCGCGCACGCTGCTGGCCGGCGCCGGCCTCTCGGTGGAAATGCAGGCTCGCCCGATCGGCCAGCTTTCCGGCGGACAGAAGGCCCGCCTCGGCATGCTGTTGCTGCGGCTGGCTGAACCGAACTTCTACCTGCTCGATGAACCGACCAACCATCTGGACATCGAAGGACAGGAAGCTTTGGAGGAGGAATTGATCGGCCGCCAGGCAAGCTGTCTTCTGGTGTCGCATGACCGCAGTTTCGTGCGTGCGGTCGGCAACCGGTTCTGGCTGATCGAAAGGAAGAGGCTGGTCGAGGTGGATGGGCCTGAGGCGTTCTTCGCCGCGGCCGGTGCGTGA
- a CDS encoding SDR family oxidoreductase encodes MDLGLKGRNAIVLGGTRGIGRAIAETLAGEGAGVAVCARNAEQVAATVAELKAKGVRATGTPLDLTDATALKAWIADAAGELGSIDMLFSNAGAMAQGGDPASWEQNFRLDVLGAVNAFEAARPFLEASGGKTGDAAFIIISSISAAQADIASSYGPIKAALIHMAKGLARQHAAKKIRVNVVSPGTVYFKGGVWNMVERDMPKRYQDALARNPTGRMATPQEIANAAVFLASPASSFTTGSNLVVDGAISNRVNF; translated from the coding sequence ATGGATTTGGGTTTGAAAGGCAGAAACGCCATCGTGCTCGGCGGCACGCGCGGCATCGGACGAGCGATTGCGGAGACGCTGGCGGGCGAAGGCGCAGGCGTCGCCGTCTGCGCGCGCAATGCCGAGCAGGTCGCGGCCACCGTTGCCGAGCTCAAGGCAAAGGGCGTGCGCGCGACCGGAACACCGCTCGATCTTACCGATGCGACAGCGCTGAAGGCATGGATCGCGGATGCGGCCGGCGAACTCGGCAGCATCGACATGCTGTTCTCCAACGCCGGCGCGATGGCGCAAGGCGGCGATCCCGCCTCCTGGGAGCAGAACTTTCGGCTCGACGTGCTCGGCGCGGTCAATGCGTTCGAGGCGGCACGGCCGTTTCTCGAGGCGAGCGGCGGCAAGACCGGCGATGCCGCCTTCATCATCATCTCGTCGATCTCGGCCGCGCAGGCCGACATCGCGAGCTCCTACGGCCCGATCAAGGCGGCGCTGATCCATATGGCCAAGGGCTTGGCGCGGCAGCACGCGGCTAAGAAAATCCGCGTCAACGTGGTGTCGCCCGGCACGGTCTATTTCAAGGGCGGCGTCTGGAACATGGTCGAGCGCGACATGCCCAAGCGCTACCAGGATGCGCTGGCGCGCAACCCGACCGGCCGGATGGCAACGCCGCAGGAGATCGCCAACGCGGCGGTGTTTTTGGCGAGCCCCGCCTCCTCCTTCACGACCGGCTCCAACCTCGTCGTCGACGGCGCGATTTCGAACCGGGTGAATTTCTAG
- a CDS encoding CoA transferase codes for MQSPREILSDIWTSVGGEASALDAVTLTGEEPQLPSSFRVAAAAQVSIAASGLAAAEIWKMRKGQAQEVAVDMRHAVVECRSERYLRVDGKPPPPAWDAIAGVYRVRDGFVRLHTNFPHHRDAVCKVLDCRADREAVQVALMQWEGEAFETAAYANGGVVAFMRSQDKWSATPQAKALAGLPLISITKIGEAAPKSWPPGERPLAGIRVLDLSRVIAGPVAGRTLAAHGADVLLISGPELPAIPWLTIDTGRGKLTSFVELKNEEGRAALRELLAAADIFSQGYRPRALARLGFSPEDAARISPGIIYVTLSAYGAAGPWAERRGFDSLVQMATGFNHAEGQAVGIDGPKELPAQMLDHATGYFMAFGAMMAKARQAREGGSWHVQVSLAQTGRWLWNLGRIDGGLDTRDFTGETVMPFMEAMDSGFGALRSVRHSAVLSKTPAFWDRPAMPLGSHSPQWPSCE; via the coding sequence ATGCAAAGCCCCCGCGAAATCCTTTCCGATATCTGGACCTCCGTCGGCGGCGAGGCGTCCGCGCTCGATGCCGTCACGCTGACCGGCGAGGAGCCGCAACTGCCGTCCTCGTTTCGCGTCGCCGCCGCCGCGCAGGTCAGCATCGCGGCAAGTGGGCTCGCCGCGGCCGAAATCTGGAAAATGCGGAAGGGGCAGGCGCAGGAGGTCGCTGTCGATATGCGCCACGCCGTGGTCGAGTGCCGCAGCGAGCGGTATCTGCGCGTCGATGGCAAGCCGCCGCCGCCGGCCTGGGACGCCATCGCCGGCGTCTACAGGGTCCGCGATGGCTTCGTTCGGCTGCACACTAATTTTCCCCACCACCGTGACGCCGTCTGCAAGGTGCTCGATTGCCGGGCCGACCGCGAGGCGGTTCAGGTCGCGCTGATGCAATGGGAGGGCGAAGCGTTCGAAACCGCCGCCTATGCGAATGGCGGCGTCGTCGCCTTCATGCGTTCGCAGGACAAATGGTCGGCGACGCCGCAGGCGAAAGCGCTCGCCGGATTGCCGCTGATCTCGATCACGAAGATCGGCGAAGCTGCGCCAAAGTCCTGGCCGCCCGGCGAGCGGCCGCTGGCCGGCATCCGCGTGCTCGATCTATCGCGCGTGATCGCAGGACCGGTGGCCGGGCGGACGCTCGCCGCCCATGGCGCCGACGTGCTGCTGATCTCCGGTCCCGAACTGCCGGCAATCCCTTGGCTCACCATCGACACCGGCCGCGGCAAACTGACCAGCTTTGTCGAGCTCAAGAACGAAGAGGGGCGGGCGGCCTTGCGCGAACTGCTGGCGGCGGCCGACATTTTTTCGCAGGGCTATCGCCCGCGCGCGCTCGCACGCCTCGGCTTCTCGCCGGAAGATGCCGCGCGCATCAGTCCCGGCATCATCTATGTCACCTTGTCGGCGTACGGTGCCGCCGGGCCGTGGGCGGAGCGGCGCGGCTTCGACTCCTTGGTGCAGATGGCGACCGGATTCAACCATGCCGAGGGGCAGGCCGTGGGCATCGATGGTCCCAAGGAGTTGCCGGCGCAGATGCTCGATCACGCCACCGGCTACTTCATGGCGTTCGGCGCCATGATGGCGAAAGCGCGTCAGGCGCGTGAAGGCGGCAGTTGGCACGTCCAGGTATCCTTGGCGCAGACCGGACGCTGGCTCTGGAATCTCGGACGGATCGATGGCGGGCTGGATACCCGGGATTTTACGGGGGAAACGGTAATGCCTTTTATGGAGGCGATGGATTCCGGCTTTGGTGCGCTGCGATCGGTCAGGCATTCCGCGGTTCTGTCAAAAACCCCGGCATTTTGGGATCGCCCGGCGATGCCGCTCGGCAGCCATTCACCGCAATGGCCCTCCTGCGAATGA
- a CDS encoding efflux RND transporter periplasmic adaptor subunit — MLNEFTKRWQPLSRKRWAMILTLVGLAGAGVYGFSKIGGTKAGHSEISSQSRKGLQRYAPSPAEWASLTIQPVTERGFRAEHVTEGKIAIDEDRSTPVFSPYAGRVTRLLAKPGDSVVKGQPLFVIEAADNVQAQNDFIAAMTAMNKAKSALDLAQLQGQRAKDLFEGKAVPLKDYQQSQATLIQAQNDLRSSETALQAARNKLRLLGLTDEDIATFQEKGRINPEITIFAPIAGTVVQRKIGPGQYVNAGASDPVYVIGDLSTVWLTAFVRESDCANVAIGQDVTFNVLALPGRSLTARINYVATAIDPATRRLLVRATIDNKNGTLKPEMFANVTIYSASDRPAVGVPKQALIYEGDQVRIWVAHPDKTIELRQIKPGLTNGELVEVVGNLKPGEQIVTKGALFIDRAASGS; from the coding sequence ATGCTGAACGAATTTACAAAGCGCTGGCAGCCGCTTAGTCGGAAGCGTTGGGCTATGATCCTGACGCTGGTCGGCCTTGCAGGCGCGGGCGTCTACGGCTTCTCGAAGATCGGGGGCACCAAGGCCGGGCATTCCGAAATTTCGAGCCAGTCCCGCAAAGGACTCCAGCGCTACGCGCCGAGCCCCGCGGAATGGGCCAGCCTGACCATTCAACCCGTTACCGAACGCGGCTTCCGCGCCGAGCACGTCACCGAAGGCAAGATCGCGATCGACGAAGATCGCTCGACGCCGGTGTTCTCGCCCTATGCCGGCCGCGTCACCCGGTTGCTCGCCAAGCCGGGCGACAGCGTCGTCAAGGGCCAGCCGCTGTTCGTGATCGAGGCCGCCGACAACGTTCAGGCACAAAACGATTTCATCGCCGCGATGACGGCGATGAACAAGGCGAAGTCCGCGCTCGATCTGGCGCAGTTGCAGGGCCAGCGCGCCAAGGATCTGTTCGAAGGCAAGGCCGTTCCGCTGAAGGATTATCAGCAGAGCCAGGCAACCCTGATCCAGGCGCAGAACGACCTGCGCTCCTCGGAAACGGCGCTGCAGGCGGCGCGCAACAAACTGCGCCTGCTCGGCCTCACCGACGAAGACATCGCGACCTTCCAGGAGAAGGGCCGCATCAACCCCGAGATCACCATCTTCGCGCCGATCGCCGGCACCGTGGTCCAGCGCAAGATCGGCCCCGGGCAGTACGTCAACGCCGGGGCAAGCGATCCCGTCTACGTGATCGGCGACCTCTCGACCGTCTGGCTCACGGCCTTCGTCCGCGAAAGCGACTGCGCCAACGTCGCGATCGGGCAGGACGTGACCTTTAACGTGCTGGCGCTGCCGGGACGCTCGCTGACGGCGCGGATCAACTATGTCGCCACCGCGATCGATCCGGCGACGCGGCGCCTTTTGGTACGCGCCACCATCGACAACAAGAACGGCACGCTGAAGCCCGAAATGTTCGCCAATGTCACGATCTATTCGGCGAGCGACCGTCCGGCGGTCGGCGTGCCGAAGCAGGCGCTGATCTATGAAGGCGACCAGGTCCGGATCTGGGTCGCGCATCCGGACAAGACCATTGAACTGCGTCAGATCAAGCCCGGCCTCACCAATGGCGAACTCGTCGAGGTGGTCGGCAATCTGAAGCCCGGTGAGCAGATTGTCACCAAGGGCGCCCTTTTCATCGACCGTGCCGCGTCCGGCAGCTGA
- a CDS encoding CusA/CzcA family heavy metal efflux RND transporter encodes MDRLIALAVSRRYLMVGMFVAVLIGGVLAFKQLNIEAYPDPTPPMVDIVTQSPGLSSEEIERYITIPIETQVAGIKNLRTIRTISLYGLSDVKLQFSFDYTYEEALQQVLNRLAQLPPLPGNVQPTISPLSPIGEIFRYRLKGPPNYSVLDLKTLQDWVLQRRFRAVPGVIDVTGWGGKTKTYELQVDFNKLVANGLTLPQVLQAVGNANINVGGNTVNIGAQSAVVRGVGLIRSIDDLSNTMVSQSGGNPVLVRDIAHVTIGEKPRLGIAGLDQDDDIVQGIVLMRRGEQSSPTIARVEKLVHDINHSSILPPGVKIERIYDRKDLIDLTTHTVLHNMVVGILLIVLLQWIFLGDLRSALIVGATIPFALFFAVIILVLRGESANLLSVGAIDFGLIVDATVIMVEAIFRRLTQTTALSEAEESHISFETTMGMKSHAIMSASADVSRSIFFAAAIIIAAFLPLFTLSGVEGNIFGPMARTYAYALAGGLLATFTVTPALSAIILPAHMQETETRIMAFLHWLYMPILRRAIANRRIVMIGAAGLVLLTIALARLLGLEFLPKLEEGNLWIRATLPPTISLQEGNAYVNEMRKMIRARPEVESVVSQHGRPDDGTDAAGLFNAEFFAPLKPITEWPGTRDKDELTAQLLGQLQDKFPGVEFNFSQYLQDNVSEAVSGVKGENSIKLFGNDLQALTDTANKIKSVLGTVQGVTDLAVFTSLGQPTIQIDIDRARAARYGLSPGDINATIKVAVGGDSAGDLYEPGSDRHFPIIVRLAPEYRKSAEAIHNLRIGVAGQGGAISQIPLSEVASINLISGAAYIYREGQERYLPIKFSVRNRDLGSAIHEAQDKVAEQVQLPPGSRIEWVGEFGNLKDAIRRLSIVVPISLALIGVLLFFNFGSMVDTLLAMSVIPMAIFGGVLGLFITGIPFSVSAAIGFIALFGIAVMDGIIILSQYNQLIDEGYERIRAVIRTGELQLRPVLMTCVVAGVGLLPAAVSEGIGSQVQKPLAIVVVTGMMLAPLVILVTLPVLISVFSRRAR; translated from the coding sequence ATGGATCGCCTGATTGCCCTAGCTGTCAGCCGCCGTTATTTGATGGTCGGCATGTTCGTCGCGGTGCTGATTGGCGGCGTGCTTGCATTCAAGCAGCTCAACATCGAGGCCTATCCCGATCCGACCCCGCCGATGGTCGACATCGTGACGCAGAGCCCGGGCCTGTCGTCGGAAGAGATCGAGCGCTACATCACGATCCCGATCGAGACCCAGGTCGCCGGCATCAAGAACCTGCGCACCATCAGAACCATCTCGCTGTACGGCCTGTCCGACGTCAAACTGCAATTCTCCTTCGACTACACCTATGAAGAGGCGTTGCAGCAGGTGCTGAACCGCCTCGCACAATTGCCGCCGCTGCCAGGCAATGTGCAGCCGACCATCTCGCCGCTCAGCCCGATCGGCGAGATTTTTCGTTATCGGCTGAAGGGACCGCCGAACTACAGCGTGCTCGACCTCAAGACGCTGCAGGACTGGGTATTGCAGCGCCGCTTCCGTGCCGTGCCCGGCGTCATCGACGTCACCGGCTGGGGCGGCAAGACCAAGACCTATGAGCTGCAGGTCGATTTCAACAAGCTGGTCGCCAATGGGCTGACGCTGCCGCAGGTGCTGCAGGCGGTCGGCAACGCCAACATCAATGTCGGCGGCAACACCGTCAACATCGGCGCGCAATCCGCCGTGGTGCGCGGCGTCGGCCTGATCCGCTCGATCGACGACCTCAGCAACACCATGGTGTCGCAGTCCGGCGGCAACCCGGTGCTGGTTCGCGACATCGCCCATGTCACGATCGGCGAGAAGCCGCGGCTCGGCATCGCCGGCCTCGACCAGGACGACGACATCGTGCAGGGCATCGTCCTGATGCGGCGCGGCGAGCAGAGTTCGCCGACGATTGCCCGCGTCGAAAAGCTGGTCCACGACATCAACCATTCCTCGATCCTGCCGCCCGGCGTGAAGATCGAGCGCATCTACGATCGCAAGGACCTGATCGACCTCACCACCCACACCGTGCTGCACAACATGGTGGTCGGGATACTGCTCATCGTGCTGCTACAGTGGATATTCCTCGGCGATCTCCGCAGCGCGCTGATCGTCGGCGCGACGATTCCGTTCGCGCTGTTCTTCGCCGTCATCATCCTGGTGCTGCGAGGCGAATCCGCCAATCTCTTATCGGTCGGCGCGATCGATTTCGGACTGATCGTCGATGCCACCGTGATCATGGTAGAGGCGATCTTCCGGCGCCTGACGCAGACCACCGCACTGTCGGAGGCCGAGGAGAGCCACATCTCGTTCGAGACCACCATGGGCATGAAGAGCCACGCCATCATGTCCGCGTCCGCCGACGTGTCGCGCTCGATCTTCTTTGCCGCCGCCATCATCATCGCCGCCTTCCTGCCGCTGTTCACGCTGAGCGGTGTCGAAGGCAACATCTTTGGCCCGATGGCGCGGACCTACGCCTATGCGCTCGCGGGCGGACTGCTGGCGACTTTCACCGTGACGCCTGCGTTGAGTGCTATCATCCTGCCCGCGCACATGCAGGAAACCGAGACCCGCATCATGGCGTTCCTGCATTGGCTCTATATGCCGATTCTAAGAAGAGCGATTGCGAACCGCCGGATCGTCATGATCGGTGCCGCAGGCCTGGTGCTGCTCACCATCGCGCTCGCGCGCCTGCTTGGCCTCGAATTCCTGCCCAAGCTGGAGGAAGGCAATTTGTGGATCCGCGCCACGCTGCCGCCGACCATCTCGCTGCAGGAGGGCAACGCCTACGTCAACGAGATGCGCAAGATGATCCGCGCGCGGCCCGAGGTGGAATCGGTAGTGTCGCAGCACGGCCGCCCGGACGACGGCACCGACGCCGCCGGCCTGTTCAATGCCGAGTTCTTCGCGCCCTTGAAGCCGATCACCGAATGGCCCGGCACCCGCGACAAGGACGAGCTGACGGCCCAACTGCTCGGACAGCTGCAGGACAAATTCCCCGGCGTCGAATTCAACTTCTCGCAATATCTGCAGGACAACGTCTCGGAAGCGGTGTCGGGCGTCAAAGGCGAGAACTCGATAAAACTGTTCGGCAACGATCTGCAGGCGCTGACCGATACCGCCAACAAGATCAAATCCGTGCTCGGCACGGTGCAGGGCGTCACGGATCTGGCCGTGTTCACCTCGCTCGGCCAGCCGACCATCCAGATCGATATCGACCGCGCACGGGCGGCGCGCTATGGGCTATCGCCCGGCGATATCAACGCCACCATCAAGGTCGCGGTCGGCGGCGACAGCGCCGGCGATCTCTATGAACCCGGCAGCGACCGGCATTTCCCGATCATCGTTCGCCTCGCGCCGGAATATCGCAAGAGCGCGGAGGCGATCCATAATTTGCGGATCGGCGTCGCCGGGCAGGGTGGGGCGATCTCGCAGATCCCGCTCAGCGAGGTCGCCTCGATCAACCTGATCTCGGGCGCCGCCTATATCTACCGCGAGGGGCAGGAGCGCTATCTGCCGATCAAGTTCTCGGTGCGCAACCGCGACCTTGGCAGCGCGATCCATGAGGCGCAGGACAAGGTCGCCGAGCAGGTCCAGCTTCCGCCGGGATCGAGGATCGAATGGGTCGGCGAGTTCGGCAACCTCAAGGACGCGATCCGGCGGCTGTCGATCGTGGTCCCGATCAGCCTTGCCCTGATCGGCGTGCTCTTGTTCTTCAATTTCGGCTCGATGGTCGACACGCTGCTCGCCATGAGTGTGATCCCTATGGCGATCTTCGGCGGCGTGCTCGGATTGTTCATCACCGGCATTCCCTTCAGCGTGTCGGCGGCGATCGGCTTCATCGCGCTGTTCGGCATCGCCGTGATGGACGGCATCATCATCCTGTCGCAGTACAACCAGCTGATCGATGAAGGCTATGAGCGGATCCGCGCGGTGATCCGCACCGGCGAATTGCAGCTCCGGCCGGTGCTGATGACCTGCGTGGTGGCGGGCGTTGGCCTATTGCCGGCGGCGGTGTCGGAGGGGATCGGCTCGCAGGTGCAAAAGCCGCTGGCGATCGTGGTCGTCACCGGCATGATGCTGGCCCCGCTCGTCATCCTGGTGACGCTCCCGGTGCTGATCTCGGTCTTCTCGCGCCGCGCCCGGTGA
- a CDS encoding amidohydrolase family protein: MLTRRSMMLASIAAGVMMKSRTASAKAAQPATPVNFDVPAGACDCHTHIHPDPAKYPFFSGRVYTPELASPEEMTALHKALHMERVVIVTPSIYGTDNSATLFGMAARGPTARGVAVIDDKTSDSNLDLMGKAGIRGVRVNLATGGVNDPNVARPRFTTAVERMKARGWHVQIYTNMPLITAVKDLVMASPVPVVFDHFGGAQAALGVEQPGFADLVDLVKAGKAYVKISGAYRASKLGPDYTDCIPLAKALIGANPDRIVWGTDWPHPDSVTPPGKQITDVTPLFQIDDGRLLNQLPVWAPDAAVRKKILVDNPAQLYGF, from the coding sequence ATGCTGACGCGACGCAGTATGATGCTTGCCTCGATCGCCGCCGGAGTCATGATGAAGAGCCGAACCGCCTCTGCCAAAGCGGCGCAGCCCGCAACGCCCGTGAATTTCGACGTGCCCGCCGGCGCCTGCGACTGCCACACCCATATTCACCCGGACCCTGCGAAATATCCGTTTTTCTCCGGCCGCGTCTACACGCCCGAGTTGGCCTCGCCCGAGGAGATGACGGCGCTGCACAAGGCGCTGCACATGGAGCGGGTGGTGATCGTCACGCCCTCGATCTACGGCACCGACAATTCGGCCACGCTGTTCGGCATGGCAGCACGTGGCCCGACCGCGCGCGGGGTTGCCGTGATCGACGACAAGACCTCGGACAGCAATCTCGACCTCATGGGCAAGGCCGGCATCCGCGGCGTGCGCGTCAACCTCGCAACCGGCGGCGTCAACGATCCCAACGTCGCCCGTCCCCGATTTACGACCGCCGTCGAGCGCATGAAGGCGCGTGGCTGGCACGTGCAGATCTATACCAATATGCCGCTGATCACGGCGGTCAAGGATCTGGTCATGGCTTCGCCGGTGCCAGTCGTCTTCGATCATTTCGGCGGCGCGCAGGCCGCGCTCGGCGTCGAGCAGCCCGGCTTTGCCGACCTCGTCGATCTCGTCAAAGCCGGCAAGGCCTATGTGAAAATTTCCGGGGCCTATCGCGCCTCGAAACTCGGGCCCGACTACACCGACTGCATTCCGCTCGCTAAGGCCTTGATCGGGGCCAATCCCGACCGCATCGTCTGGGGCACCGACTGGCCGCATCCGGATTCCGTCACCCCGCCGGGCAAGCAGATCACCGACGTCACGCCGCTATTCCAGATCGACGATGGCCGGCTGTTGAACCAGCTTCCGGTGTGGGCACCGGATGCCGCCGTCCGCAAGAAGATTCTGGTCGACAACCCAGCGCAGCTCTACGGGTTCTGA
- a CDS encoding FAD-binding oxidoreductase: MRKFSKRFKTGASVVAVVVVLLGIYSYRKLQALAADPTGEKDCGPAAGGGEQAKIDLERVKAIAPLKDVKWSQLGGSINDASCLNKTEIYGVVEVRSVEDIAKTLAFAHDNKLSVTTAGVRHSMGGHAFRQGGIVLDMRGFNKIVLNESARSVTVQPGATWHDIQNVLHPRFAVRAMQSTDIFTVGGSISVNAHGMDHQAGALLKSIKSMKVMLADGSLKTVSATENADLFNLVVGGYGLFGVIIEAELDIADNLVYQTGRRVLDYEEFPALFAGEIEKNSDIGLMYGHLSTAPSSFLKELLLYTYTKVDGSDFKRQPLGEVSGVKLRRLTVNLSKQGRLFQEMKWLSEKHIEHRMENCTVTRAQAIGSAEACLVNRNDPMHDSVPYLRNSLPNDTDILHEYFIPRSQFVSFVDGMRKVLTDNKTNLLNASVRVVHQESNFLTYSPEPAFSLVLYINQTTDDEGNRRMKKATEELIDLTIAHQGRFFLPYQLYYSKDQLQRSYPQINDFFAAKRKYDPGELFTNTFYQKYAS; the protein is encoded by the coding sequence ATGCGAAAATTTTCAAAAAGGTTCAAAACCGGCGCGTCGGTCGTTGCCGTAGTCGTCGTGCTGCTCGGCATTTACAGCTACCGCAAGCTTCAGGCGCTGGCGGCTGATCCCACCGGCGAGAAGGATTGCGGGCCGGCGGCCGGTGGTGGCGAGCAGGCGAAAATCGATCTGGAGCGGGTCAAGGCGATTGCGCCGCTCAAGGACGTGAAATGGTCGCAGCTCGGCGGCAGCATCAATGATGCAAGCTGTCTCAACAAGACCGAAATCTACGGCGTGGTCGAGGTGCGCAGCGTCGAGGATATTGCGAAGACGCTGGCCTTTGCGCATGACAACAAGCTGTCCGTCACCACGGCCGGCGTCCGCCACAGCATGGGCGGGCACGCATTTCGCCAGGGCGGCATCGTCCTGGACATGCGCGGTTTCAACAAGATCGTGCTCAACGAGAGCGCGCGATCGGTGACGGTGCAGCCGGGTGCGACCTGGCACGATATCCAGAACGTGCTGCACCCGCGCTTTGCGGTTCGCGCGATGCAGTCGACCGACATCTTCACGGTCGGCGGCTCGATCTCGGTCAACGCCCACGGCATGGACCACCAGGCCGGCGCGCTCTTAAAGTCGATCAAGTCGATGAAGGTGATGCTGGCGGATGGTTCGCTGAAGACCGTATCGGCGACGGAGAATGCCGATCTGTTCAATCTCGTGGTCGGCGGCTACGGCCTGTTCGGCGTCATTATCGAGGCGGAGCTCGATATTGCAGACAACCTCGTTTACCAGACCGGCCGCCGCGTGCTGGATTACGAGGAATTTCCGGCGCTGTTCGCCGGCGAGATCGAGAAGAACAGCGATATCGGCCTGATGTACGGTCATCTCTCGACTGCGCCGAGCAGCTTCCTGAAGGAGCTATTGCTCTATACCTACACCAAGGTTGACGGCAGCGACTTCAAGCGGCAGCCGCTCGGCGAAGTCTCCGGCGTCAAGCTACGCCGGCTCACGGTCAATCTCTCCAAGCAGGGGCGGCTGTTTCAGGAAATGAAATGGCTGTCGGAGAAGCATATCGAGCACCGCATGGAAAACTGCACGGTGACACGCGCGCAGGCGATCGGATCGGCGGAAGCCTGCCTCGTCAACCGCAACGATCCCATGCACGATTCCGTGCCTTACTTACGCAACTCGCTGCCCAACGATACCGACATCCTCCACGAATACTTCATCCCGCGCAGCCAGTTCGTCTCGTTCGTCGACGGCATGCGCAAGGTGCTGACCGACAACAAGACCAACCTCTTGAACGCGTCGGTCCGCGTCGTGCATCAGGAAAGCAATTTCCTGACCTATTCGCCGGAGCCGGCGTTCTCGCTGGTGCTCTACATCAACCAGACCACGGATGACGAGGGCAACCGGCGCATGAAGAAGGCGACGGAGGAACTGATCGATCTCACCATCGCGCACCAGGGCCGATTCTTCCTGCCCTATCAGCTCTATTATTCGAAGGACCAGCTGCAACGGTCATATCCGCAAATCAACGACTTCTTCGCAGCGAAGCGGAAATATGATCCGGGTGAACTGTTCACGAATACGTTCTATCAGAAGTACGCGTCGTAA